The Desmodus rotundus isolate HL8 chromosome 3, HLdesRot8A.1, whole genome shotgun sequence genome includes a region encoding these proteins:
- the TRIM63 gene encoding E3 ubiquitin-protein ligase TRIM63 isoform X2 codes for MDYKSGLIQDGNPLENLEKQLICPICLEMFTKPVVILPCQHNLCRKCANDIFQAANPYWTNRGSSMSMSGGRFRCPSCRHEVIMDRHGVYGLQRNLLVENIIDIYKQECSRPLQKGRHPMCEEHEDEKINIYCLTCETPTCSMCKVFGAHKACEVAPLQSVFQGQKTELSNCISMLVAGNDRVQTIITQLEDSSRVTKENSHQAKEQLSRKFDMLYAILDEKKSELLQQITQEQEEKLSFIEALTQQYREQLDKSTKLVETAIQSLDEPGGAIFLLNAKQLIKSIVEASKGCQLGKTEHGFENMDYFTLDLEHIADTLRAISFGTDEEEEEYIEEDQEEEGSTEGKEEGHQ; via the exons ATGGATTACAAATCAGGCCTGATCCAGGATGGGAACCCCCTGGAGAACCTGGAGAAGCAGCTGATCTGTCCCATCTGCCTAGAGATGTTTACCAAGCCGGTGGTCATCTTGCCATGCCAGCACAACCTCTGCCGGAAGTGTGCCAATGACATCTTCCAG GCTGCAAACCCCTACTGGACCAACCGAGGTAGCTCCATGTCCATGTCTGGAGGCCGTTTCCGCTGCCCTTCCTGCCGCCATGAGGTGATCATGGACCGTCACGGAGTGTATGGCCTACAGAGGAACCTGCTGGTGGAGAACATCATTGATATCTACAAGCAGGAGTGCTCCAG GCCCCTGCAGAAGGGCAGGCACCCCATGTGCGAGGAGCACGAAGACGAGAAAATCAACATCTACTGCCTCACCTGTGAGACGCCCACATGCTCCATGTGCAAGGTGTTTGGGGCCCACAAGGCATGTGAGGTGGCCCCGCTGCAGAGTGTCTTCCAGGGACAAAAG ACTGAACTGAGTAACTGTATCTCCATGCTGGTGGCGGGGAACGACCGTGTGCAGACCATCATCACTCAGCTGGAGGACTCCAGTCGGGTGACCAAG GAGAACAGTCACCAGGCGAAGGAACAGCTGAGCCGGAAGTTTGACATGCTATATGCCATCCTGGATGAGAAGAAGAGTGAGCTGCTACAACAGATCAcacaggagcaggaggagaaactcAGCTTCATTGAGGCCCTCACGCAGCAGTACCGGGAGCAACTGGACAAGTCCACCAAGCTGGTGGAGACAGCCATCCAGTCTCTGGACGAGCCTGGTGGAGCCATCTTCCTCTTG aATGCCAAGCAACTTATCAAAAG CATTGTGGAAGCTTCCAAGGGTTGCCAGCTGGGGAAGACAGAGCACGGCTTTGAAAACATGGACTACTTTACTTTGGACTTAGAGCACATAGCAGACACCCTGAGGGCCATCAGCTTCGGGACAG
- the TRIM63 gene encoding E3 ubiquitin-protein ligase TRIM63 isoform X1: protein MDYKSGLIQDGNPLENLEKQLICPICLEMFTKPVVILPCQHNLCRKCANDIFQAANPYWTNRGSSMSMSGGRFRCPSCRHEVIMDRHGVYGLQRNLLVENIIDIYKQECSSRPLQKGRHPMCEEHEDEKINIYCLTCETPTCSMCKVFGAHKACEVAPLQSVFQGQKTELSNCISMLVAGNDRVQTIITQLEDSSRVTKENSHQAKEQLSRKFDMLYAILDEKKSELLQQITQEQEEKLSFIEALTQQYREQLDKSTKLVETAIQSLDEPGGAIFLLNAKQLIKSIVEASKGCQLGKTEHGFENMDYFTLDLEHIADTLRAISFGTDEEEEEYIEEDQEEEGSTEGKEEGHQ from the exons ATGGATTACAAATCAGGCCTGATCCAGGATGGGAACCCCCTGGAGAACCTGGAGAAGCAGCTGATCTGTCCCATCTGCCTAGAGATGTTTACCAAGCCGGTGGTCATCTTGCCATGCCAGCACAACCTCTGCCGGAAGTGTGCCAATGACATCTTCCAG GCTGCAAACCCCTACTGGACCAACCGAGGTAGCTCCATGTCCATGTCTGGAGGCCGTTTCCGCTGCCCTTCCTGCCGCCATGAGGTGATCATGGACCGTCACGGAGTGTATGGCCTACAGAGGAACCTGCTGGTGGAGAACATCATTGATATCTACAAGCAGGAGTGCTCCAG TAGGCCCCTGCAGAAGGGCAGGCACCCCATGTGCGAGGAGCACGAAGACGAGAAAATCAACATCTACTGCCTCACCTGTGAGACGCCCACATGCTCCATGTGCAAGGTGTTTGGGGCCCACAAGGCATGTGAGGTGGCCCCGCTGCAGAGTGTCTTCCAGGGACAAAAG ACTGAACTGAGTAACTGTATCTCCATGCTGGTGGCGGGGAACGACCGTGTGCAGACCATCATCACTCAGCTGGAGGACTCCAGTCGGGTGACCAAG GAGAACAGTCACCAGGCGAAGGAACAGCTGAGCCGGAAGTTTGACATGCTATATGCCATCCTGGATGAGAAGAAGAGTGAGCTGCTACAACAGATCAcacaggagcaggaggagaaactcAGCTTCATTGAGGCCCTCACGCAGCAGTACCGGGAGCAACTGGACAAGTCCACCAAGCTGGTGGAGACAGCCATCCAGTCTCTGGACGAGCCTGGTGGAGCCATCTTCCTCTTG aATGCCAAGCAACTTATCAAAAG CATTGTGGAAGCTTCCAAGGGTTGCCAGCTGGGGAAGACAGAGCACGGCTTTGAAAACATGGACTACTTTACTTTGGACTTAGAGCACATAGCAGACACCCTGAGGGCCATCAGCTTCGGGACAG